A stretch of the Acyrthosiphon pisum isolate AL4f chromosome A2, pea_aphid_22Mar2018_4r6ur, whole genome shotgun sequence genome encodes the following:
- the LOC103310924 gene encoding uncharacterized protein LOC103310924 translates to MNKYFTINARQFSKASLLLSAFSHKSLPHLCIDMLVLYVSGRGVMQPYGEMGLVEFTAMYLISCVVSSLTSIDFGRRLRLRRDVIGASGAILSVVGYFSLANAAKKSPMIFLLNIQFDTILVIPSILN, encoded by the exons atgaacaaatattttacgaTTAATGCTA GACAATTTTCAAAGGCATCACTTCTTCTGAGTGCGTTCAGTCACAAATCTCTACCACACCTCTGTATCGATATGTTGGTTCTCTATGTATCTGGCcgag GTGTGATGCAACCATATGGTGAAATGGGGCTGGTAGAATTCACTGCAATGTATTTAATTAGTTGTGTTGTTTCATCATTAACTAGCATAGATTTTGGACGAAGATTAAGGCTTCGAAGAGATGTCATAGGAGCT TCTGGTGCTATATTATCGGTTGTTGGATACTTTTCACTAGCGAATGCTGCCAAAAAGTCtcctatgatatttttattaaatatacaatttgatacAATTCTT GTGATCCCCTCAAttttgaattga